A single window of Candidatus Flexicrinis affinis DNA harbors:
- a CDS encoding aminoacetone oxidase family FAD-binding enzyme — MADADIAVVGAGAAGLMAAIWAARTRPEARVIVLDGAERLGAKILVAGGGRCNVTHERVEPDDFNGGSKHAIRKVLLRFDVPETVRFFGDLGVTLKREPTGKLFPTTDRARTVLEALLAAARDAGATLLHPRRVESVDFDGGAFDLQGDWGTLTALRLILATGGRSVPKSGSDGHGYALARSLGHTLTPRVLPALVPLLLPSGHPLTGLSGVSSEVSLTLADRGGRARVTVDGSMLCTHFGVSGPAVLDISRHWQHATLDDSSAVLTVNWLPGESFESVDRALAAQPGSALRWIGGRLVERLTRTLCAAADVNASAPLSTLTREKRRALSAVLTRYPLPITGTRGFNYAEVTAGGVPLTEVDLKTLESRCRPGLHLCGEILDVDGRIGGFNFQWAWSSGYVAGRAAAESLV, encoded by the coding sequence GTGGCCGACGCGGACATCGCCGTCGTTGGGGCTGGGGCCGCGGGGCTGATGGCCGCGATTTGGGCGGCGCGCACGCGGCCAGAGGCCCGGGTCATTGTCCTTGACGGCGCAGAGCGGCTCGGCGCAAAGATTCTTGTTGCCGGTGGTGGCCGCTGCAACGTGACCCACGAGCGCGTCGAGCCGGATGATTTCAACGGCGGCTCGAAACATGCTATTCGCAAGGTGCTGCTGCGATTCGATGTACCGGAGACGGTGCGCTTCTTCGGCGATCTCGGCGTTACGCTCAAACGCGAGCCGACCGGCAAGCTGTTTCCGACCACAGATCGCGCGCGGACGGTGCTCGAAGCGCTCCTCGCGGCAGCACGGGACGCTGGCGCTACACTCCTGCATCCGCGGCGTGTCGAGTCGGTCGACTTCGATGGCGGAGCGTTCGATCTTCAAGGAGATTGGGGAACTCTGACGGCCCTGCGCTTGATCCTCGCAACAGGCGGACGCAGCGTTCCAAAGTCCGGCAGCGACGGTCACGGCTACGCGTTAGCGCGATCGCTGGGCCACACGCTGACCCCCAGAGTACTTCCCGCATTGGTGCCTTTGCTGCTTCCGTCAGGGCATCCGCTGACCGGGCTTTCCGGTGTCAGCAGCGAAGTCTCGCTGACGCTGGCGGACCGCGGCGGTCGCGCGCGAGTTACAGTCGACGGGTCGATGCTGTGTACGCACTTCGGCGTATCCGGCCCGGCCGTATTGGACATCAGCCGGCACTGGCAGCATGCGACTCTGGACGATTCTTCTGCGGTGCTGACGGTCAACTGGCTGCCGGGGGAGTCGTTCGAGTCGGTTGACCGTGCGCTGGCAGCCCAGCCCGGATCGGCGCTTCGGTGGATTGGGGGACGTCTCGTTGAACGCTTGACGCGAACGCTTTGCGCTGCGGCAGACGTCAACGCGTCCGCGCCGCTGTCGACACTGACGCGCGAGAAGCGACGAGCACTATCAGCCGTGCTGACACGCTATCCGCTGCCGATCACAGGGACGCGGGGTTTCAATTACGCAGAGGTCACTGCAGGCGGCGTTCCGCTGACCGAAGTCGACCTGAAGACGCTCGAATCGCGCTGCCGCCCCGGCCTTCACCTCTGCGGCGAGATCCTCGACGTAGACGGCCGAATTGGCGGGTTCAACTTCCAGTGGGCTTGGTCGTCCGGCTATGTCGCCGGGCGCGCCGCTGCCGAAAGCCTCGTCTAG
- the tatC gene encoding twin-arginine translocase subunit TatC — translation MARLRLRRTPRPAPPTADPERHMGLLDHLNELRQRLTKAFLALVVGVIIGLVFASPVLEYLQSPYGQQFTVLGPTGGVVAYFRVSLLIGGILAIPVITYQLLMFILPGLLASEKRVVMMALPAIVGLFVVGVLFAWFILIPPALNFLENFESEIFRAEWTADQYLGFVTALIFWMGVAFEIPLVFFVVGILGLIGPRALASQWRIAIVGSSIAAALITPTIDPVNMMLVMGPLIALYVLSIGLVAIGNRIGVDPTGRSERVSQPS, via the coding sequence ATGGCACGCTTAAGACTGCGGCGGACGCCGCGCCCTGCGCCACCCACGGCCGATCCTGAACGACACATGGGCCTGCTCGACCACCTCAACGAGCTTCGACAGCGGCTGACGAAGGCGTTTCTCGCGCTCGTCGTCGGTGTGATTATCGGCTTGGTGTTCGCCAGCCCGGTCTTGGAATACCTGCAGTCCCCGTATGGTCAGCAGTTCACCGTACTGGGGCCAACCGGAGGTGTGGTCGCGTACTTTCGCGTATCGCTGCTGATTGGCGGCATTTTGGCGATTCCGGTCATCACGTATCAACTGCTGATGTTCATATTGCCCGGCCTGCTGGCCAGCGAGAAACGGGTGGTGATGATGGCCCTGCCGGCGATCGTCGGGCTGTTCGTTGTCGGCGTACTGTTTGCATGGTTCATCTTGATTCCACCGGCCTTGAACTTTCTGGAGAACTTCGAATCGGAAATCTTCCGCGCCGAATGGACTGCCGACCAATATCTGGGGTTTGTTACGGCGTTGATCTTCTGGATGGGGGTTGCGTTCGAAATTCCGCTGGTGTTCTTCGTCGTCGGAATCCTGGGTCTGATCGGGCCGCGTGCGCTCGCGTCGCAGTGGCGCATCGCGATTGTCGGGTCTTCAATTGCGGCCGCCTTGATCACCCCGACCATTGACCCCGTGAACATGATGCTGGTGATGGGGCCTCTGATTGCGCTCTACGTTCTGAGCATCGGATTGGTCGCAATTGGTAACCGCATCGGGGTTGACCCGACCGGGCGGTCGGAGCGCGTGTCTCAGCCCTCCTGA
- a CDS encoding MFS transporter, with product MPKQRYDRRLVTILAIVFAQLLGASMILPILSLYAINELGVAETQVPLIQASFFIAQFVAAPYLGKLSDRFGRVPVLLVSQIGTVISYLMIAFAPSISVVYASRILDGITGGNIIVAQAYIIDITPRERRTQAIGMIFAVFGLGFIFGPSLGGALAAATSREFTFFTAAIVTTIPTIMTYFTLKETLTAEERIANRARGGQASLASMLRNRTIRSILAISVAASLGMGIVQSTFAVYGQNVLFAGQSEEGVNLGVGLMLGAVGLGQTVTQIFVLRRLLKRFGDAPLVAGGTVIRSLSMLWYFVVGLPFVTALFGQSALGLVAVPAALSFALGSGIMMPPLQSLATHAAPDNARGAVVGLTGSAQSLGVIIGTLIASPLLSIVVAGRPTLGPYLFNTILFAVMLIPAIGLVRRFGVGPRETAAAAAPPQPAEATVSVGD from the coding sequence ATGCCCAAACAACGCTACGATCGGCGGCTGGTGACGATTCTCGCCATCGTCTTCGCCCAATTGCTTGGCGCGTCGATGATCCTGCCGATCCTATCCCTGTACGCCATCAACGAACTTGGCGTCGCTGAAACGCAGGTGCCACTGATTCAGGCCTCGTTCTTCATCGCACAGTTCGTTGCCGCGCCCTATCTCGGCAAACTGAGCGACCGGTTCGGTCGCGTGCCTGTACTGCTGGTGAGCCAGATCGGCACTGTGATCAGCTACCTGATGATCGCATTCGCGCCGAGCATCAGCGTGGTGTATGCGAGCCGAATTCTGGACGGCATCACAGGCGGCAACATCATCGTTGCGCAAGCCTACATCATTGACATCACCCCGCGCGAGCGCCGCACGCAGGCCATCGGCATGATCTTCGCCGTATTCGGCCTTGGATTCATCTTCGGCCCTTCATTGGGCGGGGCGCTGGCGGCTGCGACAAGCCGCGAGTTCACGTTCTTCACCGCTGCGATCGTGACGACAATCCCAACTATCATGACCTATTTCACGCTCAAGGAGACGTTGACGGCCGAGGAGCGCATAGCGAATCGGGCGCGCGGCGGGCAAGCCAGCCTCGCTTCGATGCTGCGCAACCGGACCATCCGGTCAATCCTGGCCATCAGCGTCGCGGCGAGCCTCGGCATGGGTATCGTCCAGTCGACGTTCGCCGTCTATGGTCAGAACGTCTTGTTCGCCGGCCAGAGCGAAGAAGGCGTCAACCTTGGGGTTGGACTCATGCTGGGCGCAGTCGGCCTCGGGCAAACAGTCACCCAGATCTTCGTCCTGCGACGACTGCTCAAACGTTTCGGCGATGCACCGCTGGTCGCCGGCGGAACGGTCATCCGGTCGCTTTCGATGCTGTGGTACTTCGTGGTCGGGCTGCCGTTTGTGACCGCGCTGTTTGGCCAGAGTGCGCTCGGATTGGTCGCTGTGCCTGCTGCCCTGTCGTTCGCATTGGGCAGCGGAATCATGATGCCGCCGCTGCAATCGCTGGCAACGCATGCCGCGCCCGACAACGCACGTGGAGCAGTTGTCGGCCTCACTGGATCGGCCCAGAGCCTCGGTGTCATTATCGGGACGTTGATCGCCAGCCCGCTGCTGTCGATCGTCGTCGCCGGTCGGCCTACGCTTGGTCCGTACCTGTTTAATACGATCCTATTCGCCGTGATGCTCATCCCGGCAATCGGGCTCGTGCGTCGTTTCGGCGTTGGGCCCCGCGAAACGGCTGCTGCGGCGGCCCCGCCTCAGCCGGCAGAAGCGACTGTCTCGGTTGGGGACTAG
- a CDS encoding sigma-70 family RNA polymerase sigma factor: MPTDPSITDADLMVRVQRRDESALALLYDRYGKVAYSVAYHVLQNSTLAEEATQDAFLKVWNQAHLWDGNRGKPSTWLLTITRFTAIDRLRVENRRAASHAVDLDDVLYTLGTIAPMDEPTWADERLAKSLLNHLPPDQRQVLELAYFRDMSHSEMAEYLAIPLGTVKGRVRAALHKLRDLWAEQTEDSAE, encoded by the coding sequence ATGCCGACAGATCCGAGCATAACTGATGCCGACCTCATGGTGCGTGTGCAGAGACGCGACGAATCCGCCCTCGCGCTGCTCTATGACCGATATGGCAAAGTCGCTTACAGCGTCGCCTATCACGTATTGCAGAATTCAACGTTGGCAGAGGAAGCGACGCAAGACGCGTTCCTAAAGGTGTGGAATCAGGCGCATCTGTGGGACGGCAACCGTGGCAAGCCGTCGACTTGGCTGCTGACAATCACGCGTTTCACTGCTATTGACCGCTTACGCGTCGAGAACCGGCGTGCGGCGTCCCATGCAGTGGATCTGGACGACGTCCTGTACACACTGGGGACAATCGCCCCGATGGACGAACCGACGTGGGCCGACGAAAGGCTGGCAAAGTCGCTGCTCAACCATCTGCCGCCCGATCAGCGACAGGTGCTTGAACTCGCGTACTTCCGCGACATGTCGCATTCCGAAATGGCCGAGTACCTTGCCATCCCGCTCGGGACGGTCAAGGGCCGGGTGCGCGCGGCACTTCACAAGCTGCGAGACCTCTGGGCGGAGCAGACGGAGGACAGCGCAGAGTGA
- a CDS encoding anti-sigma factor translates to MNDEHNTGSRPDDADRLRDDLAAFSLGAADSSESTALEKLLSERPDLRAEAARFAAQATVLLSDVPRRQPSSDLKARILSAARTEPDAHSPSGRMVALPQPSSRAAPGIRGALLWLSSTAAVVLLALCLYMFGEVNALRSDRANLESLRGDLTQQVDAMYKDLAMAVDLVMQTQSRRVELMSDDGEMRAMVVLQPEMHEAVIVTHGLPALSPDQTYQLWMIGPEGVVSTCMFNTDPGGDMTMVFKVAQSWDNVSALGISVEPQGGSEAPTSEPLAVGEL, encoded by the coding sequence ATGAACGACGAACACAACACCGGCAGCCGCCCTGATGACGCTGACCGCCTGCGCGACGATCTCGCGGCGTTCAGCCTCGGCGCTGCCGATTCAAGCGAAAGCACCGCCCTCGAAAAGCTCCTGTCGGAACGCCCCGATTTACGGGCGGAAGCAGCGCGCTTCGCAGCACAGGCAACCGTGCTGTTGTCTGACGTGCCGCGCCGCCAGCCCTCGTCGGATTTGAAGGCGCGCATTCTGTCCGCCGCACGCACCGAACCCGACGCGCATAGTCCGAGCGGCCGCATGGTCGCATTGCCGCAGCCCTCATCACGCGCGGCACCCGGCATCCGCGGCGCGCTGCTGTGGCTGAGCTCAACAGCCGCAGTGGTCCTGTTGGCGCTGTGTCTCTATATGTTTGGCGAGGTCAACGCACTGCGCAGCGATCGCGCAAACCTCGAATCGCTGCGCGGCGATCTCACCCAGCAGGTCGATGCGATGTATAAGGACCTCGCGATGGCCGTCGATCTCGTCATGCAAACCCAAAGCCGACGTGTCGAACTGATGAGCGACGATGGCGAGATGCGCGCGATGGTCGTGCTTCAGCCCGAGATGCACGAGGCAGTCATCGTCACGCACGGCTTACCCGCACTCTCGCCAGATCAAACATATCAACTGTGGATGATCGGTCCTGAAGGTGTCGTCAGCACCTGCATGTTCAACACCGACCCCGGAGGCGACATGACGATGGTGTTCAAGGTGGCCCAGTCGTGGGACAATGTATCTGCGCTGGGAATCTCGGTCGAGCCGCAAGGTGGCAGTGAGGCGCCAACGAGCGAGCCGCTCGCCGTAGGCGAACTCTAG
- a CDS encoding ABC transporter ATP-binding protein, which produces MALKSEFFVQPAYPYDRSGPIRWIWSHVWRYKRLFLQCVAGFMIGYIGFSYARILIGQAAEAIINPNPEALASAGLAVLLILLVDSVASLAGSLSIETVAQRMERDGRQELYEALLGKSQTWHDRQRVGDIMARATDDMKQMNGMINPGILFMLDMVLGMTVPVIMIASIEFELLSLLVIFILIYALAVRRYARALNPVVNSQRGAFGTMNAGLEETIVGIEVVKASAQETFERQKFRRNAKAYRDYFAQQGRIEARYLPMFFYALLTGGVFMHCMLLFAIGRVGVADIVAVMGLVGVMRFPVFVSIFSFSLLQLGIASARRVLEVINAETAMDENAAGHSAVMQGGLTFENVTFTFEDGIPILKDVSFDVRPGQTIAIVGQTGSGKSTLTDLINRTYDTVEGRILIDGVDVRDWNMASLRSQISRIEQDVFLFSRSIAENIAFGAPGTPQEAIEQAAREAQAHDFIMALPDGYDTVIGERGVTLSGGQRQRLALARAFLSDPRILILDDSTSAIDSATEDEIQKAINRAQVGRTTLLITHRLSQIRWADHILVLERGELIASGSHEDLLRTSAIYRRIFARYDTPLPAIEPAAQTAAD; this is translated from the coding sequence ATGGCGTTGAAGTCGGAGTTCTTCGTCCAACCCGCCTATCCCTATGATCGTTCGGGGCCGATCCGCTGGATCTGGTCGCATGTTTGGCGTTACAAGCGGTTGTTCCTGCAGTGCGTGGCCGGGTTCATGATCGGGTACATCGGCTTCAGCTACGCACGCATCCTGATCGGACAAGCCGCAGAGGCGATCATCAATCCGAACCCGGAGGCCCTTGCGTCGGCGGGTTTGGCCGTCCTGCTGATTCTCCTCGTTGACAGCGTCGCCTCGCTGGCAGGGTCACTTTCGATCGAGACGGTAGCGCAGCGAATGGAACGCGATGGCCGGCAGGAGCTGTATGAGGCCTTGCTGGGCAAGAGCCAGACGTGGCACGACCGGCAGCGTGTCGGCGACATCATGGCGCGCGCGACTGACGACATGAAACAGATGAACGGCATGATCAACCCGGGCATCCTGTTTATGCTCGACATGGTGCTCGGCATGACCGTTCCGGTCATCATGATTGCCTCGATCGAGTTCGAACTGCTGTCGCTGCTAGTGATCTTCATCTTGATCTATGCGCTCGCAGTGCGGCGCTATGCGCGCGCGCTGAATCCGGTCGTCAACAGCCAGCGTGGGGCGTTCGGCACGATGAACGCCGGACTCGAAGAGACGATTGTCGGGATCGAGGTGGTCAAGGCGAGCGCACAAGAAACCTTTGAACGCCAGAAGTTCCGCCGCAATGCCAAGGCCTACCGCGATTACTTCGCCCAGCAGGGGCGGATCGAAGCGCGCTACCTACCCATGTTCTTCTATGCCTTGCTCACGGGCGGCGTGTTCATGCACTGCATGCTGCTGTTCGCGATCGGTCGGGTAGGCGTGGCCGACATCGTCGCAGTCATGGGGCTGGTCGGCGTGATGCGTTTTCCAGTGTTCGTCAGCATCTTCTCATTCAGTCTGCTGCAGCTCGGCATTGCATCCGCACGCCGCGTTCTGGAAGTCATCAACGCCGAAACGGCGATGGACGAGAACGCTGCCGGCCATTCTGCTGTCATGCAGGGCGGGCTGACGTTCGAAAACGTCACGTTCACGTTCGAAGACGGCATCCCCATACTCAAGGATGTTTCGTTCGACGTGAGACCCGGCCAGACCATCGCTATCGTCGGCCAGACCGGAAGTGGCAAGTCGACGCTTACCGACCTTATCAACCGCACGTACGACACGGTCGAGGGACGCATTCTGATCGACGGCGTTGACGTGCGCGACTGGAATATGGCTTCGCTCCGGTCGCAGATCAGCCGGATCGAGCAAGACGTGTTCTTGTTCAGCCGGTCGATCGCGGAGAACATCGCGTTCGGTGCGCCGGGGACGCCACAGGAAGCGATCGAACAGGCCGCGCGCGAAGCACAGGCGCACGACTTCATCATGGCGCTGCCGGACGGCTACGACACGGTGATCGGCGAGCGCGGTGTGACGCTCTCCGGCGGCCAACGTCAGCGGCTGGCGCTGGCACGCGCGTTCTTGAGCGATCCGCGTATTTTGATTCTCGACGACTCGACCAGCGCGATCGACTCTGCGACCGAGGACGAGATTCAGAAGGCGATCAACCGCGCGCAGGTCGGCCGCACGACGCTGCTGATCACACACCGCCTGTCGCAGATTCGCTGGGCCGATCACATCCTCGTGCTTGAGCGCGGCGAGTTGATCGCCAGCGGCTCGCACGAAGACTTGCTGCGAACGTCAGCCATCTACCGGCGCATCTTCGCCCGTTACGACACGCCGCTTCCAGCGATCGAACCCGCGGCTCAGACCGCCGCCGACTAG